The Chlorobaculum sp. MV4-Y genome contains the following window.
CGAGCACAAGCTGCTCGACAAAACTCTCGAACTCTCCGCCACGCGATCAACCATCGCACCGGCTGAGTTACGCGAAACGCTGCTCGCTGCAGCTTTGAGCCGACCAGAGGTTTCGAACGAATTCCAGAGCGACAAATCCGAGACGGAGCCGCACCACCGAACAGAACAGAGCCCGTCGGCCCAGAACGGAACAGACAACGAAACAGCCCGCCAGACGCTCGATTCCGCACCGCCGGCGAAGCGTGAAATCGAGCAAAAAGTGCCGTCAGCCCCGGACAAATCCGCCCAAAAGGCAAAAGAAATCAGTTCGGACAGATCAGGCGCATCACTGGCGACGCCACCGAATGCCTCATCCGACTCACGCGACACGAACACGGGTGATCGTGCTGCCGACAACTTGAAGAGCGAACAAACAAACGAACCGTCGGCTCACGCAGCATCCGGGGATCGAGCCGCGACCGTCTCGCAAGCATCGTTCTCCGACGATTCCGACAGCAGCCCGACAGCGTCGAAACACCGGGACTCCGGCAATCAGCGGACGCCGCTCCGGCACAGGGCGGAACCCGCCGGAGAGCATCCCGACGAGCGGCGCGGGCTGTACGTCGAAAACGCCGGACTTGTACTGCTGCATCCGTTCCTGCCACAGTTTTTCCGGGCGCTGCAAATCGCCGGTGAATATGAGCTGCTTCGGCCCGGCGAAGCGCTCCGGTTGCTGCACTTCCTCGCCACCGGCAGTGAAGATGCGCCGGAATACGATCTCGTGCTGCCAAAAATTCTTTGCGGCCTCTCGCCAGCAAGCCTCGCCGGAGAGTCAGCTCCTCTCTCCGGCGAGGAGCGAGAGGAGTCCTCGGCGCTGCTCTCGGCGGTCATCCACCACTGGGATGCACTGAAAAACACCGGCATCGACGCCCTGCGCGAAAGCTTCCTCAAACGCAACGGCAAGCTGACCCGCTGGCACGACGGCGGCTGGCTGTTGCAGGTCGAATCAAACAGTTTTGACATTCTGCTGGATCAACTCCCGTGGGGCTTTTCGATGATCCGGCTCCCCTGGATGGCCCAAATGCTTCATGTCGAGTGGCGTTTCTGACTTAAACGATCGTTATGAAAAGCAGTGCCGACAGATCATCCGCCAGCGCAAGCAAGCCCGCTCACGCCACCGCCAAACCGTTCTTCGGCCCGGCGGGACGGAGCACGGTTTTCGCGCCTGCCGTGCAGATGAAAATGGAGGTCAGCAAACCCGGCGATCCGTTCGAAAAAGAGGCAGACCACATGGCCGGAAAGGTGATGCGCATGGCCTCTCCGGCTCCCGTTCCTGCCCCACCGGGTGACGATAAGCTCCAGAAAAGCCCGGACGAGAAACTCCAGAAAGAGGAAAAGGAAGTAGTCCAGAAAGCTGCGGCACCTGAAAAAGAGATTCAGAAAGCCAAGGACGACAAACTTCAGAAAGCTCCGGAGGCTGAAGATAAGCTCCAAAAACAGGACGAGGAGAAACTTCAGCGCAAGGAGGCCGGTGGCGCGGGCGCGGCTTCGTCGAGCGTGCAGTCGGCGATCACTGGTAAGATGACCGGCGGGCAGCCAATGTCGAGCGAGGTGCGCGGTTTTATGGAGCCACGCTTCAATGCCGACTTCAGCAACGTGCGCATCCACAACGACCCGGAGGCGGCCAGCCTGAACAACCAGCTCAGCGCGCGCGCCTTCACCCACAAGAACCACATCTTTTTCTCACGCGACCAGTACCAGCCCGGCACGAGCGGCGGCAAGCACCTGCTGGCGCACGAACTGACCCACACCATCCAGCAGGGCCACGCCGTGCAGCGCGCTCCGCAGGTTTCGACCACCTCGACGCCCCCGCCGGTGCAGCGCCTCGGCATTCAGGACGCGCTCGACTACTTTGCCGACAAGGCGGCCAACATCCCCGGCTTCACGATGCTAACAGTCATCATCGGTTTCAACCCGATCAACCAACGCAGCGTAGACCGCAGCGCCGCGAACATTCTACGCGCGATGGTTGAAATGGTGCCGGGCGGCCACATGATCTCGCAGGCGCTCGACAACCACGGCATTTTCAACCGCGTCGGAACCTGGGCCGAGCAACAGTTCGCCACGCTCGGAGACATCGGCAGCGACATTGTCAGCGGCCTGAGGCGCTTCATCGACTCCCTGAGCTGGACGGACATCTTCGACCTCGGCGGCGTGTGGGATCGCGCCAAGTCGATCTTCACCTCACCGATCAGGCGCCTGATCTCGTTCGCCACAAGCCTCGTGAGCCAGATTCTCGGCTTCATCCGGGAGGCGATTCTCAGACCGCTGGCCGCGCTGGCGGAGGGCACGCGAGGGTACGACCTGCTCAAAGCGCTGCTCGGGCAGGATCCCATCACCGGCGAGGCGGTACCGAGGACGCCCGACGTGCTCATCGGCGGCTTCATGAAGCTGATCGGCCAGGAGGAAATCTGGGAGAATATCAAGAAAGGCAACGCCATCGCCAAAGCATGGGCGTGGTTCCAGGGCACGCTGGCGGGGCTGCTCGGCTTGGCGCGGTCGATTCCGCAGAAGATCATCCAGACGCTCGCCTCGCTGACGATCATGGACCTCGTGACGGTGGTCGGCGCGTTCCGCAAGATCGGCAGCGCGTTCCTCGGCATCGCCGGAGAGTTCGGAAGCTGGGCGCTCGGCCAGGTGATCAGCCTGCTGGAAATTCTCTTCTCGGTGGTCGCGCCGGGCGTGATGCCCTACCTCAAGAAAGCGCAAGCAGCCTTCACGACGATTCTCAAAAACCCGATCGGCTTCGTAGGCAATCTGGTGCGGGCCGCCAAACTCGGCTTCCAGCGCTTCGCGGGCAACATCGTCACGCACCTCAAAACCGCACTCATCAAGTGGCTGGTCGGGCCGCTCGCCGAGGCTGGGGTGTACATTCCGAAGTCGTTCAGTTTGACGGAGATCGTCAAGCTGGTGCTCTCGGTGCTGGGGCTGACGTGGCAGAACATCCGCGCGAAGCTGGTGAAGATCATCCCCGAGCCGGTGCTGGTCGGGCTTGAGAAAACGGCGGGTATACTCGTGACGCTCGTCAAGGATGGCCCGGCGGCAGCGTGGGAGCAGATCAAGACGGAGCTGAGCGAGCTGAAGGATCAGCTCATCGCGCAGGTCACGCAGATGGTTTCGGTTGAAATTGTCAAGGCGGCGGTGATGAAGCTGGTGAGCATGATCAACCCGGCAGGCGCGGTAATCCAGGCGATCATCGCGATCTACAACACAATCAGCTTCTTCATCGAAAAAGCGAGTCAGATCGCGGCGGTCGTCGGCTCATTCATCAACTCGATCGCCGCCATCGCCGCCGGACAGGTCGATGCCGCCGCCGGCAAAGTGGAACAAACGCTGGCCAACACGCTGACGCTGGTTATCTCGTTCCTGGCCAAATTCGTCGGTCTCGGCGGCATACCGGCAAAACTCGTCGGCATTGTTTGGAAAATCCGCAAACCCATCGACAAGGGGTTGGACAAAATCGTGGCATGGCTGGGCAAGATGCTCGGCAAGCTCAAAGCGGCAGTCACGGAGTGGTGGAAATCGAGAAAACCCTTTACGACCAGAAAGGGCGAGCGGCATGAGGTATACTACTCCGGATCGGACAACAAGGCTATTCCGATGGTTGCCAGCAATGACCCGAAACCGATAGCGAACAAGCTCGACGAGTTTACGGGCAAGCTCGATTCACTACCGGCGGATAAAAAAGGGCATGCATCGACGCTCATTGCATCGACCCGAAAGACCCTGCAAAGCAATCCGGGCGATTCGTCGATTGTCGCCTCTATGCAAACCCTGTTCGAACTCTTCGAGGGAGACCAGACCGGCCAGCCCAAGAAAGCTGAATACACGCCAATGTCAGGCACCCTTCCGGGAGACTCGACGGTTGTCGGCAAGGCGATGAAGATCGACTGGCTCAGCACCGATTTCATCGCCTCGCATCCGGGCAGCGTACCCGGCAGCGGGCAGGACGCACTCATGAGCAAGCTTGTTGTTGACAAGAAAAATCGGAGCGCCTTCAAATACATTCGAGGCCATCTGCTCAACGAAAACCTCGGTGGCGAAGGGAAACCGGAAAACCTGTTCCCGATTACGGCAAATGCCAACAGCCAACACTTGCATTCGACCGAAAAGGAGATAAAAAACTGGGTTGGCACGCCGGGAACTCAAAATCAGGGGCCAAAACAGTATGCATTCTATGAAGTCAAAGTTGACTATAAAGACAGCGACGTTCAGCTTGCAAACAGCGATATTTCACTGAACAAGGTCGATTCCACCCTGCACACCAGAGTCTTGCTGAAGGATGAAACCGGAGCGGTCAAGAAAAGCTTCATGACATCGATCATGTCACGATACGAGCATAAAGAAAAAGCAGAACGGTTCGATCTCAAGCAATAAATGAAGTTATCGGCATCAATGAACAATCAGGACTCCAGCCTTTTGCCTGCAATAGACTGGCTCGAAACCATTATCGATGCACGCTTTGCGCAGCATTTTAAAGGAAGTGGCGATAGAGGCATTCCCCGTCTCCAGCTCTCGACAACCAACCTCTGGCTTGCGGAGTTCATGCGTTCTCATGAGCCTGATGCTGAAGAATTCGCCCTCCTCATGCTCGCCCTCGTCCCCCATCTTCAGCCCGACTTCTTCGGCAAAATCATCACTGAATACCTCCCCGACGGTGGCGATTTTCCTGAGTTTGGCGGCGTTCGGGGGGTGAACCATCGCGGGTTACTACCGACCGGCGAAACGGCGCAATTCGTCATTGGGGGGAACGACCTCGAAAAGCGGCTCGATGTGCAGCGTCTGCTCGGCGCGGATCACTGGTTCTCGAAAGAGCACATTCTGTGGCTCGAACCGCTACCTGAGGGCGAGCCGGTGATGAGTGGGCGGCTGACGCTGAATCCGGAGGTGGTCGAACAGCTCACGCTCGGCACGGCGAGCAAACCGCGCTTCAGCATGGACTTCCCTGCCGAGTATATCGAAACCGGCATGACGTGGAGCGACCTCGTGCTGCCCACGACCACGCTCCAGCAGATTCGCGAAATCGAAAACTGGATCACGCACAACGATACGCTACTGCACGACTGGGGCATGAAAAAGCGCGTCAAACCGGGCTATCGCGCGCTCTTCTATGGCCCGCCCGGCACCGGCAAAACGCTCACGGCGACGCTGCTCGGCAAACAGACCGGCAAGGATGTGTTCCGCATCGACCTGTCGCGCATCATCTCGAAGTACATCGGCGAGACCGAAAAAAACCTCTCACGCCTGTTCGACAAGGCCGAGAACAAAAACTGGATCCTCTTTTTCGACGAAGCCGACGCGCTCTTCGGCAAGCGCACCGACATCCGCGACGCGCACGACAAATACGCCAACCAGGAGACCGCTTACCTGTTGCAGCGCATCGAGAGCCACAACGGTCTCATCATCCTCGCCTCGAACCGGCGCGGCAACCTCGACGAAGCCTTTTCGCGGCGCTTCCAGAGCATCATCCACTTCCCGATGCCCAAGCCCGAAGAGCGCCACGCCCTCTGGCTGAACACCCTGCCGGAGCGGATGATGACCGACGCCGAGATCGACTGGCGAGCCATCGCCTCGCGCTACGAGTTGAGCGGCGCAAGCATCCTGAACATCGTGCACTACTGCGCCATCGAGTCGCTGGCCAACCCGGCCAGCCCCCTCGACAACAAACGCCTCGAAAAAGCGATCATGCGCGAATTCATCAAAGAGGGCAAAGTAGTATAATCCCGAAAAAACCGATTTTATCTCTTAACCCAAAAGTTCCAATCGTCCCACAAGTCCCACTCTGCCAAACTCACCCAACCATGAAACGAGTCGGCACCAGCATCATTCTCAGAAACACCCGCAACGAAGTGCTGCTCTTCCTGCGCGACGACAAACCGGAGATTCCCTACCCGAACCACTGGGACCTGCCCGGGGGGCACGTAGAGAAAGGCGAAACGCCCGAAGCGTGCATCGCACGGGAGATGATGGAGGAGATCGAAACCGACGTTTCCGCCTGCCGCCGCCACGGGATTTACGACTTCCCCGACCGGATCGAGTATCTTTTCATTCTGGATTTCGACGCCGACGCAAAAAACATCCCGCTGCACGAAGGCCAGCGGCTGCGATGGTTTTCCGAGGAGAAGATTCCATGGAAAAAGATTGCGTATGGCTTCGACCTCGTACTCCAGGACTTTTTTGCCGGACGGCAGCGCTGGGACCGTGGCGGTGAATTTCAGGACTAAACTTCGCGCGAGGTGATGAGGCAGGTGTACTCGCCACTCCCCTGCTGCTGATCGATATGGTTATGCAGCGCCTGAAGCAACTCGTCGATCTCCGAGAGCAGGTTACGATGGTTGAACGCCAGCGACACAAGAAAGAGCGGAAAAGAGATATGCTCCCGCCGAAGCTTGCGAAGCACATTGCCCATGGCGAGGGTCATCGTCGGGAAAACGTGTCGCTTTGCCGGCAACTGTTCTCGATGCACGAAATTCCTGTCAGCCGCCGTCAGGTAGCGACACGAAAACACGAAATCCCCATTCTCCCGCCACTCGATGTGAATGCTCGATGGCTTAAACTTGTTGCATGAATCCATAGCAAATCCGGATAGTTATCCCGCCTGTACAGATAGATAACACCCCGACAGCACCCAAGCCAGCCAAAGCATGAAACATTACGGTGAACTTGTAAACAGCAACCGCGCCTGCCCAGCCTCTTCGGCATCGGCCATTTACCTCTCCGATTGTGAGTTTTTATTTCACGTAGAAACGGACTAACGATTTGCGAAAGTCCTTCAGAATTATGTAGTTAGGTACACGTTCAATAGCGAACGCACTTTCTTCAACGCAGTCATGAAAACAGAATGCAGGCACTGAGACTGACCGGAAAGGAACAGTTCGAACTGGTTGAACAAGAGCTACCGGTTCCTGAGGATCATGAGATTGCCGTGCGGGTTGCGGCAACGGCGATTTGCCGGACTGATGCGAAGATGTGGCGATCCGGACATCGCGACCTGGTGATGCCGAGAGTGCTGGGACATGAGGTGTGCGGAACCATCGACGAGGCTCCCGGACGGCTGTTTGCGGTGTGGCCGGGCAGCGCCTGCGGTTCGTGCAGCGCCTGCCGGAGCGGGCGGGAGAATCTCTGCCCGGAGATGCAGATCACCGGGTTTCATCGCGATGGAGGGTTCGCCGAACGGCTCATCGCGCCACGTTCGAGTCTGGTCGAAGTGCCGAAAGGAATCGACGCATCGCTGGCCACGCTTGCCGAACCACTCGCCTGCGCGATCCACGGAGTAAAGCAGATTTCCGTGCGCCGCGCCGACCGGGTGCTGATCTACGGCGCAGGCACGCTCGGCATCCTGCTTGCCGTTGCGGCGATCAACCGTGGAGCAAGCGTATTGATGACCGATCCTGATGCGGAGAAGCTTGCAAAAAGCGCTGCATTCAGAAGCCGATATGCCATCGAAACCGACGAGGAAAACGCTGATCGTCTGTTCGATATTGTCTTCAACGCAACGTCGTCAGCCGAAGCCTTTGAATCGGGCATTCGCCATCTCGAAGCAGGCGGAAGGTTCTGCCACTTCAGCGGCCTCGGTAGCGCGCCGGTACATCCGGGCACGATCTTCAGCGAACTGCACTACCGCGAACTCGAACTGGCCGGTTCCTACGGCTGCACGAGGCCGGACATGCGCGACGCCCTGCGGCTGCTCGCCCGCTACGGCCACGACCTCGGTTTCCTCATCGAACGCACGATCCGCCTCGAAGATGCGCCTTCAGCCATGGAAACCATACTCGCCGGCAAAGACTTCAGGCAAGTCATAGAGTTCAAATGAAGAAACAGCACCTCAAGTCTTAACCCTACAGGACAGTCTTATTAGACCCATACCTCCTATTCATTAAAAACCACCACCAATGCCAAACGAACAGGAACTTCGCGCTTTCGGCAAATTGATTTCAGCCATTGCTTCGGGGCACCTCATGAGCCGCGAAGAGTCTTATGAAGCTTATCGTCAGGTCATTCTCAACACCCAGCCGGAACTTCAACAGGGAGCCTTCCTTGCGGCGCACCTGATGAGAAAGCCGACAACCGAAGAGCTTTCTGGCGCCTGGGATGCGCTCGACCGGCACGACACGGCAAAGATCGACGTTGATCTCGACGGGCCGGTCTGCGACATCGTCGGCACAGGATCAGACCGGCTCAAGACGCTGAACTGCTCCAGCCCGGCGGCCCTCATTGCGGCTGCCTGCGGCCTTCCGATAGCCAAGAAGGGGGCGCGGCTTGTCACCGGCGTGTCGGGCGCTTCGGATATCTTCGAGTCGCTCGGTATCGACCTCGATCATCCGTTGGAACGGGCGGCGCTGAGCCTGCAAAACACCGGCATTTGCTACCTGCCCGGCGAAGCATTCCTGAAATCGGGCTGGGCGCGACTGATCGGCTCCATGCGCTTCACCTCGGCCTTCAACATCCTCGGCCCGCTCACCCGCCCCTGCACGCAGAACAACTGCGCAGTCATCGGCGCGTACGCTCCGGAGGTCTCAGAGCAGATGATCGACATCCTCGCTGAAATCGGTATGTCCGCCGCGCTCTCCCCCTACGGTCTGGCAGAAGGGTTCTGCCCATCGCTCGGCATGGATGAGTTCTCCCTCTGCGGCCCGACAAAGGTGATTGAGCTGCGCAACGGCCAGATCGACAGCTACGAGGTGACGCCGGAAGATTTCGGCATGAAGACTGCCCCTTTCGAGAAAATCGCAAGCATGAAAAACGCCCAAGAGAACGCCACCGTGGTCATGGAGGTGCTCCAATGCAAGCGCGGTGGCGCAGCGGCAGAGTTCTTCTGCATGAACGCCGCCGCGGCGCTCTATATCGCAGATATGGCCACGAGCTACCGTGAAGGCGCCGACATGGCGCAGGAGGCCCTTGAATCGGGTGCGGCATGGGAAAAGCTCGAAGCTATGCTCGAATATCAAGGAACCGGCACCGTCACGGAATGCATCTGACCATTCCGTGCTGAAACCGGAGAAACGAAAAATCCGGGTGACATGAGTGCTCAAACTTCTGTCACCCGACACTGCCGTGCTTCCAGACGGCAACAGAAGATTTCGATGAAAAAAATCCGTTTTGCTCTCAATTCATCCGAATAGTTGAGCATACAATGAAATAAGGCTGCCTCTTTTTTCGTGACAGCTTTTTTTACACCGATACTTTTGTTGCAGGATACTCAAACCTGCTTGAGATTCATCGTCGGCTTTTTGAAGAGCGCGAAAAGCAGCCACTGGTGGGCGAAAAGCATCAGCTCGGACTCGTCGCTCTTGATGATTTCGAGGCGCTCTTCCTCGATGTCAAACACCTCAAGAAAGCGGCTCTCGAAGACAAAATCCCGGAAGGCATCGAGATCGTAGCTGGCCATGAAAAACATCTTGAGGCTCTTCTCGTCCGGTTCAAGCTCCGGACTGTAGAGCTTCTTGTTGAGGATCACCTCCATCCAGACGCGATTCTTGTCGTCATACTCGTCAATCCCCTGATTCTTGCGCCACTCACCGACCGTCCATTCGCGCTCCTCTTCAAACCCCTTGCAGTGATCTTCCTTGATGAGAAAATAGAAGTCATCTCCAGCCTCTTCGTTTTTGTAGATGCCGAAGCCAAGCGGGTAGTAGCGACACGCCACCGGACGGTCGCCATAGACCGTGCAGCCTTCGGCGGCAACGAAGCGACACTTGCCCGCTTCGCCAAGCTTGAGCTTCAGAAATGGCAGCTTCGACTCCTTCTGGATCACCGGCTCGGTATATTCCGAGATGAACTCCGCCGACGACAGACCGAGGCGGTTTTTCATCCGCAGAATATCGTAAGGCGTGAGCACAATGTCGAGATTGCTGCAACAGGTGTTGAAGCATGACAGGCCGCTGTGACAGTTGAACCTGAACTTACTGTCGCTGGTGAGGCGGGTCTCTGCGTTGAGTTCTATGCCGAGTTTGTCGAGAATGTTCTCCATCATCATATTGGTTTGGTCTGCCGCCCTCCCGTCCGGGAACCGGGAAAAACAGCGGAATGTTAGTCATATTCGGTTGCAGAAACTCTCTGGATAGGTTATCATGATTGCATTCCCGGAAAGGGAACAACGTTCCCGCTCCTTTGGAAAGTCCCGCCAGGGTCGATGAACTTACCCAAATTTCGATTCAATCAGAAATACCATGAAGATAACGGAAGCTCCCGAGTGCCCCCATTGCGGCGCGAAAATGAAAAAATGCGAACCGCCGCCGATCAACTATGGCGATGGCCTGGGTTGGTGCACGCCCTACATGTACGTTTGCTTCAACGACGAGTGCAAGCTCTATGTCAACGGCTGGGCCAACCTGAAGAACAACTACAACAAAACCGCCTCCTACCGCTGCATGTGCTATCCCGACAACGGCGTGTTTGACGCCATGTGCGTCTTCAGCCCCGACGGCCTGAAGGGTCAGATCATCGAAGAGTAAGCCTGCCACCCAAAGCCCTCAAACAAACGGGGTCGCCTGTTCAACATGGCGACCCCGTTGCGTTTAATCTTCTTCGCGCGGATAACCTCCGCATCACTCATCACATCTCGACGTCGCGCTTCAGCATCTTCGTGTAAGTGATCGCCGCCGTACGGTAAACGAAGTGCGCGAGCTTGGAATACGGCAGGTACACGATGATGTAGAACACCAGCACGAGATGGATAAAGTAGGTGCCATAGGCCAGCGCTGCCGGGAAGTTCGTGACGCGCATCACCTGGGCGAGGAATCCGCTCACGCCGACCAGCAGCACGATACCGGCAAAGAGCCAGTCGAACGAAGAGGTGGTGGTTTCAACGCTCCGCTCCTTGAGGCGGTTCATAATAACCAGCGTTCCTCCTGCGAGCAGCATGAGAGCGCTGGCGTTGGCGAAGAGCTTGAAGATGATTTTGTAAGCCCAGGCCAGAGCTGCAGAACCGCCGAAAATCGCGAGCGCCTGCTCGTCAACCGCGTATGGCAGCTCCCAGTGCAGAATGTAGAGGTTGAACACCGCCCATCCGGTGGTAATCGCCAAGCCGATAAAGCCGTAAAACACCAGCACGTGCGAGACCGAGCGATCCTTGTTCTCGTCGCACTTCCTGAACTTCGAGTGCGTCATGATCTCCTTGAGCGTCTCGATGAGGCTCGGCATGAACTCTGCCTTCGGCTGCATACCGGAAGCCTCGGTCATATTCTTCCAGAAGCGGGACATGCTGACGGCGAACATGCCGACGGCAAGCGCGGAAAGGGGTACAAAAACGCCATCGATGACTGAAACCGGCACAAACTTCGAGAAGACCACCGGGCCTTCGGGAATGTGCAGGTGACCCGTCACGCCGAGAATGACCAGGAACAGCACGACCGGAATGAGCAGCGCCTGCCAGATGTTGTTCGGGTCGCCGACGATCTTGCCCATGAACTTCGGGAAGGCGTTTTCCTGAATGACGGCTTTCCTCAGAATCGAGAGCACGTCGCCCGGCTTCGCGCCGCGCGGACAGTATTTTGAGCAGTCATTGCAGTTGTGGCAGAGCCAGATATCGGAGCTTTTGAGCAGCTCGTCCTTAAGACCCCATTGCGCCATGAGCATCTCCTTTCGCGGAAAGGGTTTGTCGTCAGGAGCCAGCGGGCACACCACGGAGCAGGTCGCGCATTGATAGCACTTTTTCAATGTATCGGCACCGGCCTTTTGCAGCTCCCTGACGAACTTGACGTCCGGTGTGAATACAGTTTCTTGAGCCATAGAGAACCTCCAGAGTTAACAGCAGTATAAACCCGGACAGCAGAACCCGCGTATCAAGCCGAAATTATAATCCGGAGTACGCGACGACCTGCCGCCCGCAGTGATTGATTTAGAATCCCTTGTACGGATTGTCACCGATATCTTCGATCTTCTTCGAGAACTCCTCAAGGATGCCCGGGAGCTTGTCCCACTCATTGATGGCGAGCTGCACCTGCTCGACGCGTTCGGCTTCGAGCATGAGCCTGTCGAGCGTCTCCTGAACCTTGCCGAGGCGTTCGTTGGCCATCTGACTGCCCTTGACGTAGTGACACTGATAGTCGTCGCCATATTTGCAGCCGAGCAGCAGGATGCCGTCCACGCCGCGAGAGAGCGCATCTGCGATCCACACGAGGTTGAGGCCGCCCAGACAGCGCAGCGGAATAAACCGGAAATTGGTATTCATGCCGATCCTGTTCAGACCCACCATGTCGAAGGCCGGATAGGCATCATTCTCGCAGACAAAACCGATAACAAAGGTTCCCTCATCGGGCACCTCGATCGACTTGATCATCGCAGAAATCATATCGACGCTGTAATCCCTGAACGAGATGACCCTCTGCGGACACGCGCCCATGCAGACGCCGCAGCGGCGGCAGCGGGACGGAAAATCGAGCGGCGTGCCGTCAGCCTTTTCATTGTACGCGCCGAACGGACATTCGACCGTGCAGCGGCGGCACTGGGTGCAACTTTCGAAACGAATTTCGGGATAGGTTCTGTCCCAGGTTCTCGGATGCACCGCGCGGCCTTGGGCCGTCAGCTCCATGCACTGAATCGCCTTGAGCGCCGCGCCGGTGGCATCAGCCGTTGCCTGCACGGCATCCATCGGATGGCGCACCGCGCCGGCGGAGTAGATACCCGTTCTGCGCGTTTCGTAAGGGAAACAGATAAAGTGGGAATCAGGGAAACCCCATTTCAGATGAGGCATTTCAGGACCCT
Protein-coding sequences here:
- a CDS encoding YkgJ family cysteine cluster protein — its product is MMMENILDKLGIELNAETRLTSDSKFRFNCHSGLSCFNTCCSNLDIVLTPYDILRMKNRLGLSSAEFISEYTEPVIQKESKLPFLKLKLGEAGKCRFVAAEGCTVYGDRPVACRYYPLGFGIYKNEEAGDDFYFLIKEDHCKGFEEEREWTVGEWRKNQGIDEYDDKNRVWMEVILNKKLYSPELEPDEKSLKMFFMASYDLDAFRDFVFESRFLEVFDIEEERLEIIKSDESELMLFAHQWLLFALFKKPTMNLKQV
- the qmoC gene encoding quinone-interacting membrane-bound oxidoreductase complex subunit QmoC, encoding MAQETVFTPDVKFVRELQKAGADTLKKCYQCATCSVVCPLAPDDKPFPRKEMLMAQWGLKDELLKSSDIWLCHNCNDCSKYCPRGAKPGDVLSILRKAVIQENAFPKFMGKIVGDPNNIWQALLIPVVLFLVILGVTGHLHIPEGPVVFSKFVPVSVIDGVFVPLSALAVGMFAVSMSRFWKNMTEASGMQPKAEFMPSLIETLKEIMTHSKFRKCDENKDRSVSHVLVFYGFIGLAITTGWAVFNLYILHWELPYAVDEQALAIFGGSAALAWAYKIIFKLFANASALMLLAGGTLVIMNRLKERSVETTTSSFDWLFAGIVLLVGVSGFLAQVMRVTNFPAALAYGTYFIHLVLVFYIIVYLPYSKLAHFVYRTAAITYTKMLKRDVEM